A DNA window from Vigna angularis cultivar LongXiaoDou No.4 chromosome 1, ASM1680809v1, whole genome shotgun sequence contains the following coding sequences:
- the LOC128195024 gene encoding uncharacterized protein LOC128195024, which produces MDRSWIKSKRTTEEYERGVEQFIEFATRNVANNNGRFYCPCVNCLNERRLPIAVIREHVLCDGFLRSYTKWTWHGELVEVPIAHVSQTEAEEVDLVMEDGLEQMIRDVGDDVFARSHMYQTLCSDAKMPLYSGCIKYTKLSAILKLFNVKARNGWSDKSFTELLEKEYEKLHHCPHCGLSRYKQKDGDFEDDVRKGVPAKVLWYLPIIPRFKRLFANVKDAKLIRWHVDERKRDGQIRHPADCSQWQTINSMFPYFGNDPRNLRLGLATDGMNPYGNLSSRHSSWPVMLVIYNLPPWLCMKRKYVMLSLMVSGPRQPGNDIDVYLSPLVEDLKMLWEEGVDVFDGYAGSTFKLHAMLFCTINDFPAYGNLSGYSTKGHKACPICEEGTCHHQLKHGKKTVYIGHRRFLSANHPFRKLKKAFNGCQENEIAPTPLSGLEVYERVKDINVVLGKTKKQATTTNIWKKRSIFFDLPYWRMLDVRHCIDVMHVEKNVCDSIIGTLLNIQGKTKDGMKSRLDLVEMGIREQLAPQSHGKRTYLPPACHTLSKQEKRSFCEFLHGVKVPYGYSSNVKRLVSMKDLKLLGLKSHDCHVLIKVFEPAWLDYLENEAKVILCELEMYFPPSFFDIMVHLIVHLVREIRLCGPVFLRWMYPIERYMKILKGYVKNQYRPEASIVERYIAEEAIEFCTEYISEIEAIGVPKTRHHGRIAGKGTRSAKVVTLARHEVIQAHFYILNNTNIVQPYLSAHKDIVKRDNPRMPEKWLINEHNKTFLRWFKEKVQIDNTSCDTLKWLACEPNFDVICWSGYDINNCSFYTKSEDDKSTMQNSGVMVVAESMHFSSSKDKHPIMASMCYFGVIEDIWMIDYTSFRVPVFKCKWVDSNNGVKTDDLGFTLVDLHKAKYTDEPFIMASQAKQVFYVNDPSNKRWSIVLQGRTTHGSHPNDGSTLDIYETPSFSTNIPTLDVDTEVDDVHATRDDHHEGLWENIPT; this is translated from the exons ATGGACCGAAGTTGGATAAAATCTAAACGAACAACCGAAGAATATGAGAGAGGAGTGGAACAATTTATTGAGTTTGCTACGAGGAATGTAGCAAATAataatggaagattttattgtCCATGTGTGAATTGCTTGAACGAGCGGAGACTACCCATTGCAGTAATACGAGAGCATGTTTTGTGTGATGGGTTCCTAAGGAGCTACACCAAGTGGACATGGCATGGTGAATTAGTAGAAGTGCCAATAGCACATGTGTCTCAAACTGAAGCAGAAGAAGTGGATTTGGTTATGGAAGATGGTTTGGAGCAAATGATTCGTGATGTTGGAGATGATGTCTTTGCACGATCACATATGTATCAAACTTTGTGTAGTGATGCAAAAATGCCTTTGTATTCAGGGTGCATTAAGTACACTAAATTGTCGgcaatattaaaactatttaatgtGAAGGCAAGAAATGGGTGGAGTGATAAGAGTTTCACCGAATTGCTTGA GAAGGAATATGAAAAGTTACATCACTGTCCACATTGTGGGTTATCAAGATACAAGCAAAAAGATGGTGACTTCGAAGATGATGTGAGGAAGGGTGTTCCAGCAAAGGTGTTGTGGTATCTTCCCATAATTCCAAGGTTTAAAAGATTATTTGCTAATGTCAAAGATGCAAAACTCATTAGATGGCATGTAGATGAACGTAAAAGAGATGGTCAAATAAGACATCCAGCTGATTGTAGTCAATGGCAGACAATAAATTCAATGTTTCCATATTTTGGAAATGATCCAAGAAACCTTAGACTTGGACTTGCTACAGATGGAATGAACCCGTACGGTAACTTGAGTAGTAGACATAGCTCATGGCCTGTCATGTTAGTGATCTACAACTTACCGCCTTGGTTGTGCATGAAACGTAAATACGTCATGTTATCTTTAATGGTTTCTGGTCCACGACAACCAGGAAAcgacattgatgtttatttaaGCCCGCTAgttgaagatttgaaaatgttgtgggaGGAAGGCGTTGATGTGTTCGACGGGTACGCAGGCTCCACTTTTAAGttgcatgccatgttattttgtaCAATCAATGACTTTCCAGCATATGGTAATTTGAGTGGGTATAGCAcaaagggtcataaagcatgccCTATATGTGAAGAAGGCACATGTCACCATCAACTTAAGCATGGAAAGAAAACGGTTTACATTGGACATCGAAGATTTCTTAGTGCAAACCATCCTTttcgtaaattaaaaaaagcatttaatggatgTCAAGAAAATGAAATAGCTCCAACGCCTTTAAGTGGATTAGAAGTATATGAACGTGTAAAGGACATAAATGTTGTGCTTGGCAAGACAAAAAAGCAAGCCACAACTACAAACATATGGAAGAAAAGATCAATCTTCTTTGATCTCCCATATTGGAGGATGCTTGATGTGAGACATTGtatagatgtcatgcatgtagAGAAAAATGTGTGTGATAGTATTATTGGAACACTCCTTAATATTCAAGGCAAGACAAAAGATGGTATGAAGAGTCGCTTGGACTTGGTTGAAATGGGAATAAGAGAACAATTAGCTCCACAATCTCATGGCAAACGAACATACTTGCCTCCAGCATGTCACACATTATCTAAACAAGAAAAGAGAAGTTTCTGTGAGTTTTTACATGGTGTGAAAGTTCCGTATGGTTACTCTTCCAATGTGAAACGACTTGTATCTATGAAGGATTTAAAATTACTTGGGTTAAAatctcatgattgtcatgttTTAAT TAAAGTTTTTGAGCCTGCATGGTTGGACTATTTGGAGAATGAGGCTAAAGTTATATTATGTGAGTTGGAAATGTATTTCCCTCCatcattttttgatatcatggttcacTTGATTGTACATTTAGTAAGGGAAATTAGACTTTGTGGACCTGTGTTCTTGCGATGGATGTACCCAATTGAGCGATACATGAAGATattgaaagggtacgtcaagAACCAATATCGTCCTGAAGCATCAATtgttgaaagatatattgcaGAGGAAGCTATTGAGTTTTGTACAGAATACATATCAGAAATTGAAGCTATAGGGGTACCTAAAACTCGCCACCATGGAAGAATTGCTGGTAAAGGTACTCGAAGTGCAAAAGTGGTGACATTGGCACGACATGAAGTTATCCAAGCACATTTTTATATCTTGAATAACACTAACATTGTCCAACCCTACCTAAGTGCTCACAAAGACATTGTAAAGAGAGATAATCCACGGATGCCTGAGAAGTGGTTGATTAATGAGCATAACAAGACTTTCTTAAGGTGGTTCAAAGAAAAAGTTCAAATTGATAATACAAGTTGTGATACATTGAAATGGTTAGCATGTGAGCCAAACTTTGATGTCatatgttggagtggatatgatATTAATAATTGTTCATTTTATACAAAATCTGAAGATGATAAAAGTACTATGCAAAATAGTGGAGTTATGGTTGTGGCTGaatcaatgcatttttctagcTCAAAGGATAAACATCCTATTATGGCTTCAATGTGTTACTTTGGTGTAATTGAAGATATATGGATGATTGATTATACAAGTTTTAGAGTTCctgtttttaaatgtaaatgggttgatagtAATAATGGTGTTAAAACTGATGATTTGGGTTTTACCTTAGTTGATTTACATAAGGCCAAATATACTGATGAGCCATTCATCATGGCATCTCAAGCAAAacaagttttttatgtcaatgATCCTTCTAACAAAAGATGGTCAATTGTGCTCCAAGGAAGAACTACACATGGTAGTCATCCAAATGACGGTTCAACACTTGATATTTATGAGACACCATCTTTCTCCACAAATATACCAACATTGGATGTTGATACCGAAGTTGATGATGTCCATGCCACACGTGATGACCATCATGAAGGGTTATGGGAGAATATTCCAACATAG